One Mytilus trossulus isolate FHL-02 chromosome 5, PNRI_Mtr1.1.1.hap1, whole genome shotgun sequence DNA segment encodes these proteins:
- the LOC134718538 gene encoding techylectin-5B-like, with amino-acid sequence MDNPLYRENIDSELEEPHGNNTVESMTMFDRVLKKESFCSKYRSFLCVVGGLIVGCFLTVGFCYLFFNLGNKQNCSNVQSSVGASKQDDNQISRMVEDVNKTKEDLMVIHDMRKELVDYLKDIKNTTRKELLIVKTSFDSTLDLLNEIRQTSEQELSKIKETRNIAWEFYAEFRNKSKNEQLSKTQSTNQLLEFRTEMRNMNFNETRILQEWRNESKIHYQEFRRKSKQDLMSFQKMRYEILKVLAATDMCVRNETFNMTEPTQPTDIVNTRRDCLAWKQNGSLTDGVYSISPDDNTILDVYCDMTTDGGGWVVFQRRIDGSENFFRNWQAYEDGFGTIHGELWIGNKYLHILTQVDTELRIDLEAWDGQKRYAKYPSFEIGDAESKYTLSVGVCRGNAGDGLAYHHGLKFSTFDQDNTRTGSTCANRNKGAWWYKSCSHSSLNGEYLKTNGVADQNMGINWEKFKGDHYSLKGSSMMLRRKT; translated from the exons ATGGACAATCCGCTTTATAGAGAAAATATTGATTCTGAACTTGAGGAACCACATGGTAATAACACTGTAGAATCTATGACCATGTTCGACCGTGTGCTTAAAAAGGAATCATTCTGTTCTAAATATCGTTCGTTTCTGTGCGTTGTTGGTGGTTTGATAGTTGGTTGTTTTCTTACTGTTGGATTTTGTTATCTCTTCTTTAATCtaggaaataaacaaaactgcAGTAATGTTCAATCAAGTG ttgGTGCAAGTAAACAGGACGACAATCAAATTTCCCGAATGGTTGAAGACGTGAACAAGACTAAAGAAG ATCTCATGGTTATTCACGATATGAGAAAAGAATTGGTAGACTATCTCAAGGATATTAAAAACACTACTCGTAAAG AACTTTTGATAGTGAAGACGTCTTTTGATTCGACTTTGGATCTACTTAATGAGATACGTCAGACAAGTGAACAGG AGCTTTCAAAAATAAAGGAAACTAGAAACATAGCGTGGGAATTTTATGCAGAATTccgaaataaaagtaaaaatg agCAATTAAGCAAGACACAATCAACAAACCAGTTGTTGGAATTTCGTACAGAAATGCGAAACATGAATTTTAATG AAACAAGAATCCTACAAGAGTGGAGAAATGAAAGTAAGATACACTATCAAGAGTTTCGGAGAAAAAGTAAACAAG ATCTTATGTCCTTTCAGAAAATGAGATACGAAATATTGAAAGTCCTAGCAGCTACTGACATGTGTGTGCGAAACGAAACTTTCAATATGACAG AGCCAACACAACCAACAGATATTGTAAACACGCGGCGGGATTGTCTAGCATGGAAACAGAATGGTAGCCTGACCGATGGGGTATATAGTATTAGTCCTGATGATAATACGATACTAGATGTATACTGTGACATGACAACAGACGGCGGTGGTTGGGTT GTGTTCCAGAGGCGAATTGATGGCAGCGAAAATTTCTTCAGGAACTGGCAGGCGTATGAAGATGGTTTTGGAACCATCCACGGAGAATTGTGGATAG GGAATAAATACCTGCATATCTTAACACAAGTTGATACAGAGCTGCGCATCGACTTAGAGGCATGGGATGGCCAGAAGAGATATGCAAAGTACCCCTCATTCGAAATAGGTGATGCTGAATCAAAGTATACTCTATCTGTTGGTGTATGCCGTGGAAATGCTG GTGATGGTTTAGCTTATCATCATGGACTCAAGTTCAGTACATTTGATCAGGATAATACACGAACAGGCAGCACATGCGCTAACAGAAACAAGGGAGCATGGTGGTATAAATCTTGTAGTCACTCATCTCTGAATGGGGAATATCTCAAGACCAATGGTGTAGCAGATCAAAATATGGGAATCAACTGGGAAAAATTCAAAGGAGACCACTACTCATTAAAAGGAAGCTCTATGATGCTTCGTAGGAAGACATAA